A stretch of Aureispira sp. CCB-E DNA encodes these proteins:
- a CDS encoding glycosyltransferase, with protein MLIGAIIFWLCVYCLFHSYVLYPIILKIVASSKANNQEIYAPTESLPYVSFVMSLYNEESVIEEKLATLANSDYPKEKLRIFIGSDCSSDKTNELVAAFVNKNPSFHFFPFTERRGKPSVINDVIHKAQMACPNENEHILIISDANVMLEPFTIYELVKHFKNSDIGLVDSNIQNPTSKKLGEEGIAASEKNYISREVYIKNLEGRAWGRTMGPLGGCYAIRASLFEPVPPNFLVDDFYIAMKVFEKGGLAINDLGAICYEAVPNDMSEEFRRKTRISAGNFANLAVFKHLLWPPGSMSFAFLSHKVLRWYGPFFILASYLCLAILAFVYKNQFYLCLFLMETFGLFGIPLLDWGFKKINLNVVIIRYITYFNAMNLALFNGFFKYLKGVQNGIWQPTKRDA; from the coding sequence ATGTTAATAGGTGCCATCATCTTCTGGCTCTGTGTGTATTGTTTGTTTCACTCCTATGTGTTGTATCCAATCATACTAAAAATTGTCGCTTCCTCAAAAGCTAACAATCAAGAAATCTATGCGCCTACAGAATCTCTTCCTTATGTTTCTTTTGTTATGTCTTTGTACAACGAAGAATCTGTCATTGAAGAGAAATTAGCTACGCTAGCTAATAGTGACTACCCAAAAGAGAAGCTTCGTATTTTTATTGGCTCAGATTGTTCATCCGATAAAACCAATGAATTGGTTGCTGCCTTTGTGAACAAAAATCCTTCCTTCCATTTCTTCCCATTTACAGAACGTAGAGGAAAACCAAGCGTTATCAATGATGTTATCCATAAGGCTCAAATGGCTTGCCCGAATGAGAACGAACACATTTTGATTATCTCAGATGCCAATGTAATGTTAGAGCCATTTACGATTTACGAATTGGTAAAACATTTTAAGAATTCGGATATTGGTTTGGTAGATTCTAATATACAAAATCCAACGTCCAAAAAATTAGGAGAAGAAGGGATTGCCGCTTCCGAAAAAAACTATATTTCTAGAGAGGTGTATATCAAAAATTTAGAAGGGAGAGCTTGGGGACGAACAATGGGACCTCTGGGAGGATGTTATGCCATTCGAGCCAGTTTGTTCGAGCCTGTTCCACCTAATTTTTTGGTGGATGATTTTTACATTGCAATGAAAGTTTTTGAAAAAGGAGGCTTGGCAATTAATGATTTGGGAGCCATTTGTTACGAAGCAGTTCCCAATGATATGAGCGAAGAGTTTCGAAGAAAAACGCGCATATCAGCAGGCAATTTTGCTAACTTAGCTGTATTTAAGCACCTACTTTGGCCACCAGGATCCATGAGTTTTGCTTTCTTGTCACACAAAGTATTACGATGGTATGGTCCCTTTTTTATTCTGGCTTCTTATCTTTGTTTGGCAATATTAGCATTTGTATACAAGAACCAATTCTATTTATGTTTGTTCTTAATGGAGACATTTGGTTTATTTGGAATCCCCTTGTTAGATTGGGGCTTCAAAAAAATAAATCTTAACGTAGTTATTATACGATATATAACCTATTTTAATGCGATGAATTTGGCATTATTTAATGGATTTTTTAAATATTTAAAAGGAGTTCAAAATGGTATCTGGCAACCCACAAAACGAGACGCCTAA
- a CDS encoding adenylate kinase gives MLNLILFGPPGSGKGTQAAKLVDKYNLVHISTGDLFRREKKSNSPIWQEVQSYIDKGELAPDSITFRLLKAEMDKTPDAVGYIFDGFPRNVNQAESLDAFLAEEGTEVSLLVELIVADEEVIQRITGRGKIEGRKDDQDPKTVQNRINIYKSQTSPVANHYEKVNKTKRIDGVGTIEEIFERICSVLDAVTV, from the coding sequence ATGTTAAATCTAATTCTTTTTGGCCCTCCGGGTAGTGGTAAAGGTACCCAAGCAGCTAAATTGGTAGACAAATATAACTTGGTGCACATCTCAACAGGGGATTTGTTTCGAAGAGAGAAAAAAAGCAATAGCCCAATTTGGCAAGAGGTTCAAAGCTATATCGATAAAGGAGAGCTTGCTCCAGATTCCATCACTTTTCGTCTTTTGAAGGCAGAAATGGACAAAACACCAGATGCAGTAGGATATATCTTTGATGGTTTTCCTCGTAATGTCAATCAAGCAGAGTCTTTGGATGCCTTTTTGGCAGAGGAAGGTACAGAAGTAAGCTTGTTGGTGGAGCTAATTGTTGCAGACGAAGAGGTGATTCAGCGTATTACAGGACGTGGTAAAATAGAAGGAAGAAAAGACGATCAAGATCCTAAAACGGTACAAAACCGAATTAATATCTACAAAAGTCAGACATCACCCGTTGCTAACCATTATGAGAAAGTGAATAAAACGAAGCGTATTGATGGAGTTGGTACAATCGAAGAAATATTTGAACGCATTTGCAGTGTTTTGGATGCTGTTACTGTTTAA